Proteins encoded together in one Riemerella anatipestifer window:
- the murI gene encoding glutamate racemase, which yields MLVDNLSPKQPIGVFDSGVGGLTVAKEIKRQMPHENIIYFGDTKHLPYGDKSKEAIVRFSEKIAEFLLEQNCKAIVIACNSATANALKEVKELVGNRAIVFDVVNPVAEKIAYEIHTNVGVIATKATVNAGIYKKSIRRFNKFIKVDELATPLLVPAIEEGFKNHPITHSILYHYLSNSKLKNIETLILGCTHYPLLLEEIKQYYGSRVRVIDSPSIVANYIKISLEKHHLLNSEQRTTEMKFYLSDLTKNFEKISKKFFGKSIDLELKIL from the coding sequence ATGTTGGTAGATAACCTCTCTCCTAAGCAACCTATAGGCGTGTTTGATTCTGGAGTGGGAGGACTTACCGTAGCCAAAGAAATCAAAAGGCAAATGCCCCACGAAAACATCATCTATTTTGGGGATACCAAACATTTACCTTACGGAGATAAATCTAAAGAAGCCATCGTTAGGTTTTCAGAAAAAATAGCCGAGTTTTTACTAGAGCAAAACTGTAAAGCCATCGTAATCGCTTGTAACTCTGCCACGGCTAATGCACTGAAAGAAGTTAAAGAATTGGTAGGAAATAGAGCGATTGTTTTTGATGTGGTTAATCCTGTTGCGGAGAAAATAGCTTATGAAATCCACACCAATGTAGGCGTTATTGCAACTAAAGCTACCGTAAATGCTGGGATTTATAAGAAAAGCATCAGACGCTTTAACAAATTTATAAAGGTAGATGAGCTAGCCACACCACTTTTAGTTCCAGCGATAGAAGAGGGTTTTAAAAACCACCCTATTACTCATTCTATTTTATATCATTATTTGAGTAATAGTAAGCTAAAGAACATTGAAACACTGATTTTAGGGTGCACACATTATCCGCTATTATTAGAGGAAATTAAGCAATATTATGGCAGTAGAGTAAGAGTGATTGATTCGCCTAGTATTGTAGCAAATTACATTAAAATTTCTTTAGAAAAACACCACTTACTTAATTCTGAACAGAGAACAACGGAGATGAAGTTTTATCTTTCGGATTTAACCAAAAATTTTGAAAAAATATCTAAAAAGTTTTTTGGGAAGAGTATAGATTTAGAACTTAAAATACTTTAA
- a CDS encoding 30S ribosomal protein S16: protein MSVKIRLQRHGKKGKPFYHIVVADSRAKRDGRFIQKLGTYNPITNPATIDLDVNAAVDWLNKGAQPTDTARAILSYKGALYKKHLLGGVAKGAFDEAEAEKRFNAWLEEKEAKVQGKKENLAKSKEEAKKAALEAEQKVSEARLNARKEAEAAEEPVGEVAEESAEAPAAEENEAEA from the coding sequence ATGTCAGTAAAAATTAGATTACAAAGACACGGTAAAAAAGGAAAACCGTTTTACCACATCGTGGTTGCAGATTCTAGAGCAAAGAGAGATGGTAGATTCATCCAAAAACTAGGAACTTACAACCCAATTACTAACCCAGCTACTATTGATTTAGATGTAAATGCAGCGGTAGATTGGTTAAACAAAGGGGCTCAGCCTACGGATACCGCTAGAGCTATCCTATCTTACAAAGGGGCTCTTTACAAGAAACACTTACTTGGAGGAGTTGCTAAAGGTGCTTTTGATGAAGCTGAAGCAGAGAAGAGATTCAACGCTTGGCTAGAAGAAAAAGAAGCAAAAGTACAAGGTAAAAAAGAAAACTTAGCTAAATCCAAAGAAGAAGCTAAGAAAGCGGCACTAGAGGCTGAACAAAAAGTAAGCGAAGCTAGACTAAATGCTAGAAAAGAAGCTGAAGCTGCTGAAGAACCAGTAGGAGAAGTTGCTGAAGAAAGTGCGGAAGCTCCTGCAGCTGAGGAAAACGAAGCTGAAGCTTAA
- the rimM gene encoding ribosome maturation factor RimM (Essential for efficient processing of 16S rRNA), with protein MRKEDCYFLGKITRKHGLSGNVILKLDTDQPEFYNKLESIFVEINGLLVPFFIEKQQWQKSDSKIITFKNVSDAMIGQALGKSVFLPLSTLPPLEGNRFYYHEVIGFDVFDEAENFCGSIKEINDQAAQHYFILNNKGKEVIIPIIKDWILKVNRDEKIISMQLPEGLLEVFEV; from the coding sequence ATGCGAAAGGAGGATTGCTATTTTCTTGGAAAAATCACTCGTAAGCATGGTCTTTCGGGAAATGTTATCTTAAAATTAGATACAGACCAACCCGAGTTTTACAACAAATTGGAATCAATATTCGTTGAAATCAATGGATTATTGGTTCCTTTTTTTATAGAAAAACAGCAGTGGCAAAAATCAGATTCTAAAATTATTACTTTTAAAAATGTGTCTGATGCTATGATAGGACAAGCATTGGGCAAAAGTGTTTTTTTACCACTTTCTACTTTACCTCCGTTAGAGGGTAACCGATTTTATTATCACGAAGTAATAGGTTTTGATGTTTTTGATGAGGCTGAAAACTTTTGTGGTTCAATCAAAGAGATTAACGACCAAGCCGCACAACATTATTTTATCCTCAATAACAAAGGTAAAGAGGTTATCATTCCTATTATCAAAGATTGGATTCTGAAAGTTAATAGAGATGAAAAGATAATTTCTATGCAATTACCAGAAGGACTTCTAGAGGTATTTGAGGTGTAA
- a CDS encoding T9SS type A sorting domain-containing protein, translating into MKQLLFSIFFLITFLGLSSSTLKAQNVRDYIGNQQKSDDALVVAYPNPAKDFIVLKTKNPLTRVKSVTFYSIVGAQVMEVFPNSNYVEIRLDKLIYGKYLIKYTLSDNTQQVTQIIKQ; encoded by the coding sequence ATGAAACAACTTTTATTTTCTATATTTTTCTTAATTACATTTTTGGGACTATCTTCCTCAACGCTGAAGGCTCAGAATGTAAGAGATTATATTGGTAATCAACAAAAATCTGATGATGCTCTTGTGGTTGCTTACCCTAACCCAGCTAAGGATTTCATTGTATTAAAAACTAAAAATCCATTAACTAGGGTTAAAAGTGTTACTTTTTACTCTATAGTTGGAGCCCAAGTAATGGAGGTTTTTCCTAATTCAAATTATGTTGAAATTAGATTAGACAAGCTTATATACGGTAAGTATCTTATAAAATATACTTTAAGTGATAATACTCAACAGGTTACACAAATTATAAAACAGTAA
- the hemB gene encoding porphobilinogen synthase — protein sequence MIIYSRNRRLRRNDSLRSLVRESHLSASDFVMPMFVMEGEKRQEAISSMPGIYRRSIDLTVEECKELFALGVKAVNIYMKVSDHLKDNAGTEAWNPNGLMQNTIRAIKEAVPGMVVMPDVALDPYSIYGHDGIVTNGEVDNDATVEALVKMSISQAEAGADIVAPSDMMDGRVMAIREGLEENGFHNVGILSYAAKYASSFYGPFRSALDSAPKETANIPKDKKTYQMDFHNTREAINEVIRDVEEGADIIMIKPGMPYLDIVSKVRELIDIPIAVYQVSGEYAMLKAASQNGWLDNDKVLIESLTCFKRAGADMIFTYAAKEAAMLLQK from the coding sequence ATGATTATATATTCAAGAAATAGAAGATTAAGACGAAATGACAGTCTTAGAAGCCTTGTAAGAGAAAGCCATCTTTCAGCATCTGATTTTGTAATGCCTATGTTTGTGATGGAAGGAGAAAAAAGGCAAGAAGCTATTTCGTCTATGCCAGGCATCTATCGTAGAAGTATAGATTTAACGGTGGAAGAATGTAAAGAGCTATTCGCTTTGGGTGTGAAAGCAGTTAATATCTATATGAAGGTTTCAGACCATCTCAAAGATAATGCAGGAACGGAAGCGTGGAATCCTAATGGATTGATGCAAAACACTATACGAGCTATTAAGGAAGCGGTTCCAGGAATGGTAGTGATGCCTGATGTAGCTTTAGACCCTTATTCTATCTACGGACACGATGGTATTGTAACTAATGGTGAAGTGGATAATGATGCTACAGTGGAAGCTTTGGTTAAGATGTCTATTTCTCAAGCTGAAGCTGGAGCGGATATTGTAGCACCAAGTGATATGATGGACGGCAGAGTAATGGCTATAAGAGAAGGATTAGAGGAAAATGGGTTTCATAATGTAGGTATTTTGTCTTATGCGGCGAAATATGCAAGTTCTTTCTATGGACCTTTCAGAAGTGCGTTGGATAGTGCTCCGAAGGAAACCGCAAACATTCCGAAGGATAAAAAAACTTATCAAATGGATTTTCATAATACTAGAGAAGCTATAAATGAAGTGATTAGAGATGTAGAGGAAGGAGCTGATATTATTATGATAAAGCCAGGTATGCCTTATTTAGACATTGTTTCTAAAGTTAGAGAGCTAATAGATATTCCTATTGCGGTGTATCAAGTAAGTGGAGAATATGCCATGCTAAAAGCTGCTTCGCAGAATGGTTGGCTAGACAATGATAAAGTCTTAATAGAAAGTCTTACTTGCTTTAAGAGAGCTGGGGCTGATATGATTTTCACCTATGCAGCAAAAGAAGCCGCAATGCTTCTACAAAAATAA